gaaaattttgaatttcaaggtgaaggaaaaaaaaaaaaccaaatttgatacaagtaaaaaataaatatgtattagTTCATATCAACCCATTCCAAACCTAAATGGACAATAACACACCTAAGTCAAATTCAAAGTTATGtcaagaaaatgatttttcatatttttctttccatatttCTAGAAAATGATGAAGTGTTATAGATTTTTTGACCTTGACTTGTACGTAATATTGTAACTTATTAGGTTATTCATGAAAATAATGATCAATTTAACTAATACATTCTTATCAATTTGGCCTATTGAATAATTAGGCCATTGATGCAGAAAACTCTAATAACTTCCAATCATTTCAATGTTAGCCTTGGTTAGAAACTTAAAGGATTATTTCACTTAATTATGTGTTAGAAATGTccttcaattaaaaaaagtgtcCTAAATTGAAGTTAGATGGGCTAAGAAGTGAACTATAAAAAGTCTTCTGATAtagaatatttttatcaatattatgtTGGACATatgcatatttaaaatttatttcaattcataatagaaatcttttttttctttaattataaacTTGGAGGAGGGAAAACTTATTATAATTAAGATCAaatctataatattttttttacaattttgaattaaaattggaaataagtatttatatttaaggtgtaattttgatgaaattaGAAGGTTTAGTGctacataaaatttatataacttTAACAACCttataaacttattaaaaGAAGTTCTAATCTGATCCCATTATTTCTTCTCAAACTAAAGAGTGGGgcaaaaaaatcaatctccTCATCAACTTGAGAAGCTAATGGATAATTACCAACTTTAAATGACAATTACAATCCACTTAAGATGACACGTGAATAACCGTGATCTATTTGTCGAACTCGAGTTTAGAAATTCAGAATCTCTTTAAATGAACAAGCCAAAGAAcacaaagaaaacaataatctaATTCACATCAAACAATAATCCTTCAATTCCCAAAACCACAAACTCTGTAATGTTTTCTTTCCCCATCAGCTGCATGTGGTTAATTACAATATACAAAGTTGGTAATATATAAAcactttatataatatatacacatacacatacacgTTGCCTATAGGCAGATTCAGAGCTTTATGACAAAGTAATATTCAATATTacaaagaaacacaaatgTGACATAACTCCAATTTCACCTCggattatataaattaattcttaCAAAGTAGCTCAAAATTTGTcagtatatttatatatattatgtctGAATTAAATAACCCTAGCTAGCTGCCCATGATGTTCAAAATTGAACATCGTTAGCCAACATCCACATATATTATGATTTGCATCAATCAAAACCACTCATTTACAAACCCTTCACCGTTGGCTTCTAAGCCAAGGTTAAAATGATGAGCTGCATTGATGGGAAATGGCTCCGTGAGAGCGATACCGCCAGGGTGGTTCTGGTGGAGGCCGAGAGTTAAGGAAATGTTGCCGGGGGCGGCGTGAGGGTGGTGGGTGGGAAAGAAATTGGTGTTGGACAAATCTAGAGAAggatggtggtggtggtttGAAGAAGATGCATTATTGTTGTGGTGAGGTTTTAGTAAGGATTCATTTGTGGAGGAAAGAGGAtcgttgttgttgttgatgttGTTTAAGGCactattattttcaatattgttgttattgttgttctTGTCTTCCTTTTGCTGAGATTTTTGAGCTTGCCTTGTTTCTAACATATGGATTTCTTCAACCATTGGTTTCCAAAGTCTCACTCTTGCATTGATGAACCAGTTTGATACCTGAACATATACATACAACTCCTAGGGGTGAGCAGAAGTCAAACAACCCATCCAAACAATTGAAACCAGCGGAAACCGAAGAAAGCTGGCtggttttttcttcaatcCGTCCGTGATCTTGGGTTTCTTTTTCAGAATTTAGAACATATGATTTTGAAACGATTAAAATCACTACTCTATGAtgatgaaaaaacaaaacgtGATAAAAAGTATGGGTGTTTTAGGCCTTCTTTTGTTGCCATTTAGatttagtttctttgttttgttatctattttcattcataacaatgttttcaaaattcaagtcaaattttgaaaattaaaccctaattttgtaaatatttggttttttatttttagtttttgaagcCGATAATGATACCCTTACACCTCCAACTTTCTTTCCATTCATCTaacttttactattattttaaaaatcaaaccaagTTTTGAATACTCAAAATAGTAgtattgaaactttttattttttagaatttggttATGAAATCAACTACTTTTTTACTTGagcaaaattattataaatactGGGGAGAAAATAGACTCAAAGGAaacctaaaatctaaaaatgtacttctaaaaaacttataatatttgtttttattaattaattagaattcaaatgaaatatgaaagaCAACAAAATTGGTTCAgaacaaaaaatgaatttgttatCAAACATGAActtagtaattttaaaatcacttccaATTATGGTCTCGATCAACCCACAAACATCCACACCATAGCATGCACTGTACACCCTGAATTGATATTGCCGTCGAttaaattttctaatgaaaacGAAGTAAAAATCTCactctttaaataaatttaaatttcaagtggataagtatttattatttacttaagattatattaaatttcaactaCTAATCTCAATAACCACAATGgaaatttagatatatatcGAAAATTTTATCTTACACTAGACACACCTGACTTCTCGAGAGTCCAGTCTGGTTGGCCAACATGAGCTTATCTGTATCCGTAGGATAACTGTAAcgtaaaaaatcaattaataggttaaagattaattaataaattcattcatatttttttaacacatCTCTTACGGATGAAGGAAGTGCTCAAAGAGCCAAGCTCGGAGGATGGTGACGGCGCTCTCGGGGAGGCCTCTCTGCGGGCGCCAGACAGGTTGGTGATCAAGAAATCCGGGACTGTGGTTGTGAATAGATCTTTGAGAATAAGGGTTTGGTTGCTGCTGCTGTTGCTTGTTGAATTGGAGCTGGTCGGCTATGGCATTTTTTAAGAATCTGAAGTGCTTAAACATGGCTTTTATGGCTAAGTTTGCATAGGGAGCTGCATTGCCAAGCCCTGCAGCGTACTCAAATGTCGTAACCACTGCTTGCATTTGCTGATAGTATAGCTTATATCTTCTATAAACCTGTACAAATTAAATGAGAAGGAACATTTTAGGCTTTAGAATCTAGGGCagattttatattcaattttcatacttttgtagttgaaaatattcatattatagtaaaaaatttgaaagcttggtttgtttttattcacGTAGATTCAACATGtctttaaaattagtaaatcaaataatttacgCAATAAGTATTTAgactttttcttctctcttttatagaattaaattaattttgtgaaaaCTTTAATACTAATTGGGTGAGGAATGTTTTTCATATTGAAATTCATGTTTTTCATATTGAAactcattttaataaataaaagttgaatatcaaatttaatctCTGCAGTTTGAAAAAGTTATTCGAATTTAATCGGATTATAAATGGAGTTTttataaaccataaaaataattatcaaattttatcaaaccatgacataactaaattctaactttttaaagaagtatatgattaaatttagAACTAAACCTAAATGAAGCCCACAAAAATAAATCCATTGCTTTTCATTCCTTTCATTAAAGAACTACACCATTTTTCAGGCACAATTATTCaaagataaaatctaaaaaaagaaatccttCAAATATGACCTTTACCAAGTTGCAACATGCAAAAAAGGGATAACTAAACAGAACCAAAGTAACCTTGTTTTAAGAacatttccctttttttaGTCAATTTTCATAACTTCAGGTCTTTAATGTACTCTTTCTACGTATGACTTCCATAATCAACCATAGTCTTATgttcaaaaagtaaaaaacacacacacacccaaaCCAATTcattgcaaaaaaaattcaaaaaaagaatcagggctaaattttataatttgtttaaaaaacgaACTTATGCATAAACATAGTTCAATAGTTTATAAGacctcaaattaattatacgaTTCAAATCTTCACTAGCACAATcaataacataatattttaaaaattaaaggaaagacatatagaaacatataaattGATAAGAAGGGTAGGCCTTAAACACTTTTTGGTGGGAATATCATCATAAACGCATAGAAAATCCCTTTCAAATTGATTCCCACCCCCCtcccccctccccctcccccctttatctaaaatcactttagacgacaaacatatatatttatcctCTATTAAACTTGGTTTTAACAATTATTCAACTCTATTGTGTGGTGGATCAGACACcttaaataagaaacaatGGATGTTTGTGCATATATTCCCTTTCATTAACTTTATCAAAAAAGACAGATTTTGTTTGTCATCAAACACCACCCATTTGATGATCCCCAGCTCCTTAGTACAAAAAGAATCTAATgcacataaaataattagctAGAGAGagattattacaaaatttaactaattaattaattataaccctcattaatttaataaccaATCagaatatttataacatactCCATCTCGGTTTAATCAATACCcaacatcaaaattatactataaaagaagaagaaaaaaacccaaCTTTTGACATGTTTAATAGTAAATAATCAtgattccatttttttatattattatttttgtagaattaaacaaattgaatACTAGGCTATAGCTTTAACAGAATTGTTGGAGAGttcattaatataaatttaatccGTTTTAGTCCAATCAAAATCCATCACGTCAATCGGTGAAAGTCCATTTGtaataagtaaaaaataaaagattaaaagaaaaatattttatctacCAATAtagaaatgattaaaaaatgcatgtacacaatacaataacaaaatacacgaaattatcaaattaaaagccTTTCTTagatcttaaatttaattgataaaaaaaaagttctactattttttttttataaaaaaaaagaaaaaacccacatcggaaaaatcaaaagaacatatggaaattggaaaagaaaaatacctcGTGAAGCATGGTAATAAGCCTAGATTTTGTGGTGTGGGTTTCATCAGCCGCGGGGGCGATGGGAATATCACCTTCCAAGGAGTCAAAAACGGCGGAATCCGGCAGGAGCTTGTCGTCGGAGATGTTAGGGGCGGCGTAATCAAATAAATCATGGAGGAGTTGCTGAGCTGGCTTGAAGAATTTAGAGGTTTTTAAAAGGGAAGTGGAACGAAAGGAGGCGTAACGGTGTTGGAGGTTAAGGTCAAGGGATAAGGGTGGTGGTTGTTGGTCGGAGGGGAGAGGAGGGAGGGCGGAGGAAGGGTAATTATgatgaaaaagttgaaaattagagGAGGGGTTTTGAtgaaaatcatcaaaatcgggtgaaaaaaaagaagaaggatcATGATATAAAGGGAAGAAATTattatgatgatgatgatgatgattatgATGAATTTGATTAGTAGAAATAGTATTACCAATTCCAATTCTAAGCTTGTCTCTCCGGCTTTGTTGTGGGACATGGCCGTAAACTTCAAAACCCTCCGCCATAGCTTAAGCTTAGCCAAAactctccaaaaaaaaaaaaaaaaaaagaataaaaatatggaattgaataaaaatataaaattaggaGGGAGGGGGGTTTGTAATAATTAGAGGAAGATGGAGGAGAGGAAGAGATGAGAAACGATAGTaagtgaaatagaaaaataaaaataattgggTGAAGGAAGAAAGGGGAGGGGGGGTTAGGTTGCAAAGTTGAGAAGTGATTGGGGATTGGAGGCGTGGGATTCTCTCTATCACTTTctgtaagaaaataaaaacatccacacacacacacacactaactcataaaatacttttacaaGTTAcccacaaaaaaagaaaaaaataataaactctttttttGGATTATGATAGGGTTTCTGAAGAGCTGAGGGGAGGGGGAAAGGAGGCAACCGGCTATTTCCGGTTAAGATTTTGATGTGAGTCTGACTGTGTGACTGTGACTGTGAGTGTTGATGGCAGCAACcgactattattatttttttttttaacaaattactGTAAACAATCAaacttattaaattatttctaaCATATAACCAATATAATATTAACATCAATACTTCTATCAATGTACAGTATATTAGagtatatatagtatattaaAGTACGTGGTTCAAAccatctaaaattttattatatatatatagtaaaaattttaatttattatatattttttttgaattttttttatggaagaaGTCAAAGTGAGtaatcatatttaatattttcatcctAATATGAATACAAGCTACATccattttgttaaaaaaaattatatatttgaaacttGTGATCGGGAGAAAGCTAGATTTTAATCATAAAGTTAAGATTTAGTTTTTATGATTGGATAgaacattataatataatgaaagtTTTATTGAGTAAATaacctaaattttattaaattatatggattaaattttgttttttaatatttatagaaaaaaaagataactttATTAATCTAGAGTTTGaataatatgtttatttcGATCCTGAGTTTTCAATAACGTAGGTATTTTTTTAGTCttcaaatcttttaaaatgaatgtatTTGGTGTGTAATTGAATTTCAAGACATACCTTTgcataatttgaatatttaaaagtaattaagttCAAAAGTTTCCTAAtgaattttcttataaataatcatcacattttaaataaaaatgatgatgtaaaaaaagttaaacatcACTTTCCTACTAAAATTGTGCTTTAAAATTACTGGATATActttaaagttatattttgaaaattgatagATCATTAAATGTACATTTAATTTCTCTGCAACCGtctaattaaaagtaaaagtttagtttttaattttagaacaTAATTGTGGcttatgcaaaaaaaaaaaaaccatcaacattttctaaatgtgtaaaattatcaaatttaaaagtaatgaCTCTCCGATAACTCTGTGATTACCATCTGATATTactaaatttttcatattcatgagctattttttctaaatattttgtgatttgatgcaattttccaaCATAATTTACAAATTGTAGCTAGattgaatgaatatatagttttaatacgtcttttcaaatatgtttgaCATTATATagataaatcataaaattagttatattGTTACCTAATTAAATAgacaattaattaagtattatCAACTTtatctataatttataataccttatatatacaatacatGTTAATATGACATcatgtatttctaaatttgtcatctttatttaatattactttttattttaaaatttaaaattcaaaataaatataaatataaatataatgaaagataaatttgttgtatatttagaagttatatatatggttTGAGTCAtaaaattggagaaaagaaTTCAGAACATATTTTTCTGAAAGGTAGAAAAgattgacaaataaaattttattttacttgattCTATTTGTGTAGTaagcataaatattttgtgaaaggttatgtttttgaaaatttaccttctcaaaaactaaaatgaagaTTATGTAGATTAAAGAacaatttaaagataaaactTAACTAGTAAAatggaaactaaaaaaacgtagaggtttaaaaaagaaggcatgcaaagtaatttaattttggtagTTTTAAACTGGAAGTGTGTGGTGGATTTTTGGGTGTTTGGCTTCTGATGACGCACGTGAGGACTGGTAGATTAATAAatctattgtttctttcttcttctttctttcttcttcttcttcttcttcttattcttcttcttattttttacaaaaaagaaagaaaaaccatttgTCTCCAACTTATCCTTTCGTTCTCACTGTACCACCAGAATCTAATTCACTCCAAATTCCccttttggttttagtttctatttctatttcatcttttctttaagctctttttttttttctttttttgtattttcctttttacacAACTTAAATTATGtattctttttgttcattcaatggactttaatttttttttaattttatcacatatatatatttaaggcTTGTTTACATTATGTGCTTACTTAAacactttctaaattttaaatttcatgttaaattttttcactttttaactTAGTGAATAACTAAAAAGTATCTCCAAATATTTCCACTCTAATATTTACTAGAAagttaatataataaaaacatcgTCAATTTTCatgattgattttaaaaaaaatatttaacaacatttaaaattgaattataaataaaaagtttaaaaatataattgaaacttACCCACatttgtagatatattttatataactAAACCATCAAAGGTTTAAACATTGATGCTAAATGGGTTCAATTATAGAAATAGGTTTCTAACCATTGTTTTCTATTAATTCAAGTATTACTAATTATTGTGAATCTCGGTGCATTTATATTACTAGTGACTCAAGCATGTGTTAATGTACAATATTTAGGCACAATCTTTGTCTTCATAGGGCCAAACCTCCCCATGTCTTGCTCTATGCCCAGTCATCCCTTCATACACAACTTAGACATCATACCATCTCTACGGAGATAAGTTGCcttaactaaataaaactatGTTTTGATGGTCAATTCTATAAATTGGTCTtgaaatataaacaaacaaaacctaTAGATTCATGTTAAACTCTATGGGTCGGTCTTCATACGTAGTCAaataagtatttattttttcacctATAATATAGTCATAAAGTAattgattcaaaatatatgttagGTAATACGAgatttatctcaaaatttgtaggcaaaaacaaaagcaactcatctatttttcaaatattatgaaatctaacGATTTTTTTAATGCAAGATCTTCAACTATAAAAACcctcttcttctattttatcCGGTtgttattaaagaaaaaaattcatctttattttaaatgcgttagaaaagaaaaattctagATTTAGGTTTTATTCATCCACCACCATATTTGTAATCACAAAAATTGTGtctaataatttagttttccctttttcttttactaaattaGTTTCATCCCAAAATTTCGATTATGattttcatacattttaaataagaaacactcaattttttttgccaaaatttaaaaataatagcaaAAACTACtcatcttaatttttttaaaaaccaaacatgagaaaaactaaacaacaaaacataaagattcaaagatgatgaaagtatataaaatatatatagagagagagatggatttgatattgtttgaagcttatattaaaaatttaaaatatggaaGATTGTGGTTTGTTAGATggaataaatataaaaaagaaaagaccaagacaataaatgacaaaattaaaaatagaaacgTACAAAGCCCTCGATACAAACTACCCCTCTTCCCCCCATCAACTCATttgaccatttttatttttcatacaaaatgatgaaaattaaaagtttatttatttattcattatacatatatgtgaCTTctacatttttgtaattactaTTTGAATGAGACTGAGAGAGCATATACTTTGCTAAAAgggaagaaacaaagaaagaaaaaacaaactaaattcctttttattaaaacaaacaaacgaCAGGACAGccaattatttaatatatgaagatttttttataaaaaaattaaatttattttcatcgaataaaaattaaataatataaaaaaaacaaggaatttaaatttcatcattAAAACCTATGATTCAAATGACCTCTCAAAATGTACTAATTTGAGgcacaataaatttttttggcCCCATGTTGTCTATAGCAATAACAGAGCATCGTACTacaactattattattattattattattattattttctccctcttagttttcctttttctttcttcttttttcttttttggactCATGCTGTCAATTTTATTCTCgtaaatagtaataataaagaaaaaaaaaacaataattgaacTATTTCACAATTATGCATTACTCACAagtttgtctttattttaaattatgtcaCGTTATCTGTAGAAATAAAGTGTACTAATTATTTGGTGAGTTCATCCTTCCTTTAAACTGTAATTACACACAAcacaattttagtttaatctATCCCATCCCATGCTTGTTGCTTTCCTGATCTTCTTCATTAACCCAATATTCTTCTTACAAACCAGCATTTCTACAAATGAATTGAAAACACCCCAAAATATTTAAGGAGATGGAAAActgaattttgaaagttgtaaGCAAACATGATGATATAATTATAGTTGCTATCAATGatagctttcaatttgagaaaataaaaaagaagcaCTTGTAATggtagaaaatataaaattatgattaatAGTAGCTATTGGTAATAGCAACTAGTTTGCAGCTTGCGGTGATATTTCATCATGAGAAAATCAACCGAGAAAATATCCCAAAATGGTGATACTATAGATGCTATAAGAAATAACagctttcaatttaaaaaattcaggAATAAGACTTCAAAGTAGTGATTATACGAGagttttttaaatcttttactAATTTGTGTgctatcaattatttttaatgttatttatgCATGTAGTTCATATTCGTAACTATCTTTCATCTCCAATTGCTTTTTTCATCAAACCAATACTAAGAATTTTGGTTTCTTGTAAATCAGATTAACAAAAAGATAtcaattaaaagtaaaaaggttAATTTAGCCTTCCAACTTTAAAAGGTATGTCTTATAATAGACTTTAGAAAACTTTAAGTAAATTGAATCtcactttttcaatttgatgCATGTCTAAAACATCATTCTAATTCATAAGTGTTAATGAGTATACACATTGGGTTGTTTCAGTTTTTGTCTAAAGTCcaactctctttctctttttgttaaCATACTATGCACTCTCTGTTAGAATCAATAtgctttcaaaatgttttttttaatcaaaactaTGCATATATTGGATAATCATGATTTGTCAAAATTCTTGATCAAGAGAAGAACAATGTCACCGTTTGTCTTCAATAAGATACCAAATACCAAAGTAGATGATTAACTTAATTCCATACTATAAATAAATGGTAGAAAATCCAttgatatataacataaattcCTATTTGTCAATgagtttatttatatatttttttgtatagaAGACAAAATCGAGGGACAATAAGTCTAACCAATAAACTAGTAGTACATTTTAACAATAACAAAAGTTCACATtccattattttcaaaattaaatacaatcCACAATTTGATTAGAAAAGTAAGATTATTcgtatagaaaagaaaagaaaggaaaggagtCCCACAAGAAGGAAGGATatagttgaaaagaaaaaacaaaaacttggaAAAGTGAGGAGGAAAATATAGGATTAAAAGGGGTGgatatatattgaaggatttataaaaataaaatgattgaaaaatgatatatatgaatatagaAGAAGGGAGATATGGTGTTGAAGTGAAAGGGATTGTATAGTCAATATCCAAAACACTGACTGCTTAGCTTTTAAAAGATCCCAGAGAGGTAAGTTAGacaaaatatcaacaattttccaaaattgtCAGTCcttttttcaaagtttgaacATTAGATTTGATAGATTTCAATTTCAGCAGCTGGgttttccctctttttcttttcttattgtcaaattttatatccAAGAATGTGATCCTCCATCCATATTCTTTCTCccctaaaaatgaaattagatataaacataaaaacaaaacaacctTCGTACCATAACTTTTAATGTGTGAAGGAGACATTACACAACAGTTTTGTCTACTCACATATTTGTGTTTAACCTTTTCCTTAGAGaacaaatagaaagaaattttacttttcaaaccCCCCACCTCCATCCAAAATACTCAACCATaactactttctttttttcctccccAACATCCAAATCtctaattgttttaatattcaattttatctataaacaattttcatcCACTATAATTCTATAATGCGTTCAACAATTCAACCATGATCATTGATGATGATGACGTTACACTAtttcaagttttcaaattttcaaatccaaGGATATTTTCCATTACTcttgatacaaatttaaacttaataatttcaattcatatatttttagttaatattttcttacaaaacatatataattattattttaagttatcttgatgcattttcaaatttaacttcataaatactttttaaaatatttgtgattttcaatcatttttcttgtcttttagctatttaatatatgtaattttattacttaattaaatgaaattttagaaaatgttcatttattttaatttaagtaactatatattaaataataatacaaaatttaatgatacttataataaaaactacACGTACGTAGTTGTTATCTTCATAgctaatttgtttaaaattaaaaaccttttgacatagattttgaaaatgtgtcAAAGATGTATTTGGTTAGGGAGTCGATCATGCTACACTAAATgcaaaatacataaataaactttttttaagttgACAGTATAAATgtgtgaaaataattttttttgggttaattatttttaatagatCCCTTTTCTCAGATTACATGTCGAAGAGGTTGACAtgttttatctaataaattgttaaactATCAATTAACAATCagataatttaattcattagacataaatgaaattttatatgagagaaaaaaaaaaaagatgagatGAATTGAAGagataataaaagaagaagaaatccaCGTGGTGTT
This is a stretch of genomic DNA from Cucumis sativus cultivar 9930 chromosome 4, Cucumber_9930_V3, whole genome shotgun sequence. It encodes these proteins:
- the LOC101221147 gene encoding BEL1-like homeodomain protein 9; this encodes MAEGFEVYGHVPQQSRRDKLRIGIGNTISTNQIHHNHHHHHHNNFFPLYHDPSSFFSPDFDDFHQNPSSNFQLFHHNYPSSALPPLPSDQQPPPLSLDLNLQHRYASFRSTSLLKTSKFFKPAQQLLHDLFDYAAPNISDDKLLPDSAVFDSLEGDIPIAPAADETHTTKSRLITMLHEVYRRYKLYYQQMQAVVTTFEYAAGLGNAAPYANLAIKAMFKHFRFLKNAIADQLQFNKQQQQQPNPYSQRSIHNHSPGFLDHQPVWRPQRGLPESAVTILRAWLFEHFLHPYPTDTDKLMLANQTGLSRSQVSNWFINARVRLWKPMVEEIHMLETRQAQKSQQKEDKNNNNNNIENNSALNNINNNNDPLSSTNESLLKPHHNNNASSSNHHHHPSLDLSNTNFFPTHHPHAAPGNISLTLGLHQNHPGGIALTEPFPINAAHHFNLGLEANGEGFVNEWF